From a single Silene latifolia isolate original U9 population chromosome 6, ASM4854445v1, whole genome shotgun sequence genomic region:
- the LOC141587801 gene encoding F-box protein At5g18160-like, translated as MKSKKKTKSSSDSTCISKFMYIPPEVCTQILANLPPKSLVKFRCVCKSWREIIDRPDFVILHRKLCKINSVSSKLLLSLEGSGRYGMHGCLLTVRRADTLRKTDHIFKSSQRYHLLGSCNELLLIHPLITSGRQEPLMLWNPCIRKSFRIPLSPLSSFGTLSYTFGFAPCCSDYKVIVMTIRRSQDTDVRNMCVAVYTLSDQQWSLRNNGLNMSLSYFMRFFWRYDYPKPGFFFQGAAHWIGDNPNEDNSQSYMILPSASDSSTHLVSLDFDSEKFTYLELPFASDDRGAVRFPFLLRESLAVFSISSVKSSIWSLEGERGNGEWTQRFSGLSSSDGFMLFRSSPRLPLFYCESDDGSCFVYGKKSYKIGSCQVHELGKCMSRYVDMEMYREGLVLWTGYGAEDLQSLGQEQENSSYG; from the coding sequence ATGAAAAGCAAAAAGAAGACCAAATCTTCGTCAGATTCGACCTGTATTTCTAAATTCATGTACATACCACCTGAAGTTTGCACCCAAATTCTCGCTAATTTACCACCCAAATCCTTGGTAAAATTCCGGTGTGTATGTAAATCTTGGCGCGAAATCATTGATCGCCCTGATTTCGTAATCCTGCATCGTAAACTTTGCAAAATCAATTCCGTTAGTAGTAAATTACTATTATCCCTCGAGGGGTCGGGTCGGTATGGGATGCACGGATGCTTGTTGACAGTTCGTCGCGCTGATACTCTTCGAAAAACTGATCACATCTTTAAGAGTTCGCAAAGGTATCATCTATTAGGGAGCTGTAATGAGTTGCTGTTAATTCACCCCTTAATTACTTCTGGTCGTCAAGAACCGTTGATGTTATGGAACCCTTGTATTAGAAAGTCGTTCCGAATTCCTCTTTCTCCATTGTCCTCCTTTGGGACGCTCAGTTATACATTTGGGTTTGCGCCTTGCTGTAGCGATTATAAAGTCATTGTTATGACAATTCGGCGGAGTCAGGATACAGATGTCAGGAATATGTGTGTTGCAGTTTATACGCTCAGTGATCAACAATGGTCTCTCAGAAACAATGGCCTCAATATGTCTTTATCTTACTTTATGCGATTTTTTTGGCGATATGATTATCCCAAACCGGGTTTTTTCTTTCAAGGAGCAGCACATTGGATTGGTGATAACCCAAATGAGGATAATTCACAAAGCTACATGATACTGCCTTCTGCTTCTGATAGTTCAACTCATTTAGTTTCTCTTGACTTTGATTCTGAAAAATTTACCTACTTGGAACTGCCTTTTGCTTCAGACGATAGGGGAGCCGTAAGATTTCCGTTTCTTCTTAGGGAGTCTCTAGCGGTCTTCAGTATTTCTTCTGTGAAATCCAGCATATGGTCGCTGGAAGGGGAGAGGGGGAACGGGGAGTGGACCCAACGTTTTTCAGGACTTTCAAGTTCTGACGGTTTTATGTTGTTCCGTTCTAGCCCACGTTTGCCGCTATTCTACTGTGAGAGTGATGATGGTAGCTGTTTTGTTTACGGAAAGAAGTCCTATAAGATTGGTAGCTGTCAAGTGCACGAGCTTGGAAAATGTATGTCTCGTTATGTGGATATGGAAATGTATAGAGAGGGCTTGGTGTTGTGGACTGGATACGGAGCTGAAGATCTACAGTCACTTGGTCAAGAACAAGAGAATTCTTCTTATGGATGA
- the LOC141587802 gene encoding F-box/kelch-repeat protein At3g23880-like — translation MKSKQSSSNEYIPSKVFTQILVNLPVKTLLRFRCVCKSWRSILDDPNFVDMHIQFYNHQKKINSDQILSLEGLGLYGRGGCLLTLRKADTLCKTGQIFKCPDSYYLHGSCNSLLLISRPLNFLYEGMRLYNPSIRKSLLLPRCPLLPRYECHTTYVLGFVPRTKDFKVIAISLKRPGVVIPEMRLAVYTLCDQRWVVRDNSFNFDCLSNTRMFGPYYFSEGATHWLGNDPCENSSNRDWKPTYLVSLDFDTESFTFLKLPHASPEAQRRLFLGESLAFFCISPVSLKIWVLKQESGMREWTLWFAGPSSSDGFNMFFHWGCRTRLLYYKGDGEQGGTLVYGNKSYNIATCEVQSIPKSSFDVELETYSESLILCKGYKVEDIASSPFCSDE, via the coding sequence ATGAAGAGCAAGCAATCATCTTCAAATGAATACATACCCTCTAAAGTGTTTACTCAAATCCTCGTAAATTTGCCGGTTAAAACCCTATTAAGATTCAGGTGCGTATGCAAATCTTGGCGCTCCATTCTCGATGATCCTAATTTCGTTGACATGCATATTCAATTTTACAACCACCAAAAGAAGATTAACTCGGATCAAATATTATCCCTCGAGGGTTTGGGACTCTATGGACGAGGTGGATGCTTGTTGACACTTCGTAAGGCCGACACTCTTTGTAAAACCGGCCAAATTTTCAAGTGCCCTGATAGCTATTATCTTCACGGAAGTTGTAATTCTTTACTTTTAATAAGCCGCCCTCTAAACTTCTTGTATGAAGGAATGAGATTGTATAACCCTAGTATTAGAAAATCATTGCTACTTCCCCGTTGTCCTCTTTTACCACGTTACGAATGCCATACTACATATGTACTTGGATTCGTACCTCGCACTAAGGATTTTAAAGTCATTGCAATCTCATTAAAGCGTCCAGGTGTAGTCATTCCAGAGATGCGTCTTGCAGTTTACACACTTTGTGATCAAAGATGGGTTGTTAGAGATAATAGCTTCAACTTTGATTGTTTGTCCAATACACGTATGTTTGGGCCCTATTATTTCTCTGAAGGCGCAACTCACTGGCTTGGAAATGATCCATGTGAGAATAGTAGTAATCGAGATTGGAAACCGACTTATCTTGTTTCCCTTGATTTTGATACGGAAAGTTTCACCTTTTTGAAACTGCCACATGCCTCGCCTGAAGCCCAAAGGCGTCTGTTTCTTGGGGAGTCACTAGCGTTTTTCTGCATTTCTCCTGTTAGTCTCAAAATATGGGTGCTGAAACAGGAGAGTGGAATGAGAGAGTGGACTCTATGGTTTGCAGGTCCTTCGAGTAGCGATGGATTTAATATGTTCTTTCATTGGGGTTGTAGAACAAGGCTGTTGTATTATAAGGGTGATGGTGAGCAAGGTGGCACTCTTGTTTACGGGAACAAATCCTATAATATTGCTACTTGCGAAGTACAGTCAATTCCAAAATCTAGCTTTGATGTAGAACTGGAAACATATTCCGAGAGCTTGATTTTGTGCAAAGGATACAAAGTCGAGGATATTGCTTCTTCCCCTTTTTGTTCGGATGAATAA